The proteins below are encoded in one region of Polynucleobacter sp. AP-Elch-400A-B2:
- the frc gene encoding formyl-CoA transferase, whose product MTKPLDGIRIIDFTHVQAGPACTQLLAWYGADVIKVERPGSGDVTRSQLRDIPGADALYFTMLNGNKRSLTLDTKTQEGKEVLEKMIKTSDVMVENFGPGALDRMGFSWARIQELNPKMIMASVKGFSDGHSYEDLKVYENVAQCAGGAASTTGFWDGPPTVSAAALGDSNTGMHLAIGILTALMQRQKTGKGQKVSCSMQDAVLNLCRVKLRDQQRLDKIGYLEEYPQYPHGTFSDVVPRGGNAGGGGQPGWVLKCKGWETDPNAYIYFTIQGHAWEPITRAIGKPEWATDPAYMTAEARQDKIFDIFATIEEWLKDKTKYEAVDILRKFDIPCAPVLSMKELANSPDLRKSGSIVEVDHKVRGKYLTIGSPIKFSDLEIEVGPSPVLGEHTNEVLTDLGYSADDIAKLHAAKAV is encoded by the coding sequence ATGACTAAACCATTAGACGGTATTCGCATCATCGATTTCACACACGTACAAGCTGGTCCTGCATGTACTCAGTTGTTGGCTTGGTACGGCGCTGACGTGATTAAAGTTGAGCGTCCAGGCTCTGGCGACGTCACTCGTAGCCAGTTGCGCGATATTCCAGGTGCAGATGCTTTGTACTTCACGATGTTGAACGGTAATAAGCGTTCATTGACTTTAGACACTAAGACTCAAGAAGGTAAAGAAGTTTTAGAGAAGATGATCAAGACTTCTGACGTCATGGTTGAGAACTTCGGTCCAGGTGCTTTGGACCGCATGGGTTTTAGCTGGGCGCGTATTCAGGAATTGAATCCAAAGATGATCATGGCTTCTGTAAAAGGCTTTAGCGATGGTCACTCATACGAAGACTTAAAGGTATATGAGAACGTTGCTCAGTGTGCTGGTGGTGCCGCTTCTACAACTGGTTTCTGGGATGGTCCTCCAACAGTTTCTGCTGCCGCTTTGGGCGATAGCAATACTGGTATGCACTTGGCCATTGGTATTTTGACTGCATTGATGCAGCGTCAAAAAACTGGTAAAGGTCAAAAAGTATCTTGCTCAATGCAAGATGCCGTATTGAACTTGTGCCGCGTGAAGTTGCGCGACCAACAGCGTTTGGACAAAATTGGTTACCTCGAAGAGTACCCACAGTACCCACACGGTACATTCTCTGACGTAGTTCCACGTGGCGGTAACGCTGGTGGTGGCGGTCAGCCAGGTTGGGTATTGAAGTGTAAGGGTTGGGAAACAGATCCAAACGCCTACATTTATTTCACAATTCAAGGTCATGCATGGGAGCCAATCACTCGTGCGATCGGTAAGCCAGAGTGGGCAACTGATCCAGCGTACATGACTGCTGAAGCACGTCAAGATAAGATTTTTGATATCTTCGCAACAATCGAAGAGTGGCTTAAGGACAAGACTAAGTACGAAGCTGTGGACATCCTCCGTAAGTTCGACATTCCTTGCGCACCAGTGCTGTCAATGAAAGAATTAGCCAACTCACCTGACTTGCGTAAGAGTGGCTCTATCGTTGAAGTGGATCACAAGGTACGCGGTAAGTACTTGACTATCGGTAGCCCAATCAAGTTTTCAGATTTGGAAATCGAAGTAGGTCCATCACCAGTATTGGGTGAGCATACGAATGAAGTGTTGACTGACCTCGGCTATAGCGCCGATGACATCGCTAAGTTGCATGCAGCAAAAGCAGTTTAA